Proteins encoded within one genomic window of Cellulomonas xiejunii:
- a CDS encoding class I SAM-dependent methyltransferase has protein sequence MPDAIRHVLFPGRHHLVTAFQVAYLTDLLAGRVRDADGALVTCAPDARVVWALTSATHSGTRRNPVPAHRREAMIEAVTTRAGLPSLVVPVADVPPSPRFAHTVLATCEMVLGAALTPHDTVVACSTPQVAAMYAADGFRVATVEEGAPGDPDRPWDVLERMVAGDDAWRTLAHPEAVAFYERYRLDAHVRLVHTDPTVQDDGDLTETRDYATYTAAFDDASDRKWAQVAPHVRPGRVVDLGCAAGGLLERAARDPRLAESDLYGVDVSRHLVAEAEHRRAQGVFANPNVFFAQRNLLLGPVFPERSVDTTTTIALTHEIASYGDGRADLELLARRIFEHTRPGGVWINSDVLGPADPERVVDLVLGGDFDLPARDLSTLARAEAAAYVAALSPAARLVQFAHDFPALSGAEVKVDWVERGTARSVARTTLRTAMEYLYTRDYTDSWLSECHERFCDLTGDDWADLLTGVGFELDPGSGPWRNDWLVENRLRVGAALRDPVTGAPVDWPDTHVLTVARRPLVPVAG, from the coding sequence GTGCCCGACGCCATCCGCCACGTCCTGTTCCCCGGCCGCCACCACCTGGTCACCGCCTTCCAGGTCGCCTACCTGACGGACCTGCTCGCCGGCCGCGTCCGCGACGCCGACGGCGCGCTCGTGACCTGCGCACCGGACGCGCGCGTCGTGTGGGCGCTGACGTCCGCGACGCACAGCGGCACGCGCCGCAACCCGGTTCCCGCGCACCGCCGCGAGGCGATGATCGAGGCGGTCACGACCCGTGCGGGCCTGCCCTCGCTCGTCGTCCCGGTCGCCGACGTGCCGCCGAGCCCGCGGTTCGCGCACACCGTCCTCGCGACGTGCGAGATGGTCCTGGGCGCGGCCCTCACCCCGCACGACACAGTGGTCGCCTGCTCGACGCCGCAGGTCGCGGCGATGTACGCCGCGGACGGGTTCCGCGTCGCGACCGTCGAGGAGGGCGCGCCGGGCGACCCGGACCGGCCGTGGGACGTCCTCGAGCGGATGGTCGCGGGCGACGACGCGTGGCGCACGCTCGCGCACCCCGAGGCGGTCGCGTTCTACGAGCGGTACCGGCTCGACGCGCACGTCCGCCTCGTCCACACCGACCCGACGGTGCAGGACGACGGCGACCTCACCGAGACCCGCGACTACGCGACGTACACCGCGGCGTTCGACGACGCGTCGGACCGTAAGTGGGCGCAGGTCGCGCCGCACGTGCGGCCCGGGCGGGTCGTCGACCTCGGGTGCGCGGCCGGCGGCCTGCTGGAGCGCGCTGCCCGCGACCCGCGCCTCGCGGAGTCCGACCTGTACGGCGTCGACGTGTCCCGCCACCTCGTCGCCGAGGCGGAGCACCGCCGCGCGCAGGGCGTCTTCGCCAACCCCAACGTGTTCTTCGCGCAGCGCAACCTGCTGCTGGGCCCGGTGTTCCCGGAGCGGTCCGTCGACACGACGACGACGATCGCGCTGACCCACGAGATCGCCAGCTACGGCGACGGGCGCGCGGACCTCGAGCTCCTGGCGCGCCGCATCTTCGAGCACACGCGTCCCGGCGGGGTGTGGATCAACTCCGACGTGCTGGGGCCGGCGGACCCCGAGCGGGTGGTCGACCTCGTGCTCGGCGGCGACTTCGACCTGCCCGCGCGGGACCTGTCGACGCTGGCGCGCGCGGAGGCCGCCGCGTACGTCGCCGCCCTGTCGCCCGCCGCGCGGCTCGTGCAGTTCGCCCACGACTTCCCTGCGCTGTCCGGCGCCGAGGTCAAGGTCGACTGGGTCGAGCGTGGCACCGCCCGCAGCGTCGCCCGCACGACGCTGCGGACCGCGATGGAGTACCTGTACACGCGCGACTACACCGACTCGTGGCTCTCGGAGTGCCACGAGCGGTTCTGCGACCTCACCGGCGACGACTGGGCCGACCTGCTGACGGGCGTCGGCTTCGAGCTCGACCCAGGCAGCGGGCCGTGGCGCAACGACTGGCTGGTCGAGAACCGGCTGCGCGTCGGCGCGGCGCTGCGCGACCCGGTGACGGGTGCGCCCGTCGACTGGCCGGACACGCACGTGCTGACGGTGGCGCGACGGCCGCTGGTCCCCGTCGCCGGATGA
- a CDS encoding low molecular weight protein-tyrosine-phosphatase has product MPHPYRVMTVCTGNICRSPMAEVVLRERFAAAGLADAVEVDSTGISDEERGNPVDWRARSVLRRHGYPTGEGHRARQILPEHILERDLVLPMTATHARALRRLTGGDPAATSRIRMYRSFDPAAPAEPGQPEHVLDVDDPWYGPEEGFETTLAEIEAAADGIVAHVREALDYRNGLTD; this is encoded by the coding sequence GTGCCTCATCCCTACCGCGTGATGACCGTCTGCACCGGCAACATCTGCCGCTCACCCATGGCCGAGGTCGTGCTCCGCGAGCGGTTCGCGGCCGCGGGCCTCGCCGACGCCGTGGAGGTCGACTCGACCGGCATCAGCGACGAGGAGCGCGGCAACCCCGTGGACTGGCGCGCGCGCTCGGTGCTGCGCCGCCACGGCTACCCGACGGGCGAGGGGCACCGTGCCCGCCAGATCCTGCCGGAGCACATCCTCGAGCGGGACCTGGTGCTGCCGATGACCGCCACGCACGCACGCGCGCTGCGCCGGCTCACCGGTGGGGACCCGGCCGCGACGTCGCGCATCCGGATGTACCGCAGCTTCGACCCCGCGGCGCCGGCCGAGCCCGGGCAGCCCGAGCACGTCCTGGACGTCGACGACCCCTGGTACGGGCCGGAGGAGGGCTTCGAGACGACGCTCGCGGAGATCGAGGCAGCCGCCGACGGGATCGTCGCGCACGTCCGCGAGGCGCTCGACTACCGCAACGGGCTCACCGACTGA